Genomic DNA from Carnobacterium divergens DSM 20623:
ATATCATCCTGAACAATAATTTGAAATTCTTTATCTCCCCATTTTACATTGCTTAAACCTTTTGTTTTATTATTTTTAATAACGTTGGCCAATTCCAAATCGATCTCATCAATTTTCTTGCCTAATACTTCTTTTTTTCCAAGATAAAGCTGTAAATAAGGATTTGTCCATTGAACTTCATACTTTTCATTATACAGCAAAATACCGATAGGCATTTTAATTAAAGCCTCTTGTTCTCCTCTTTTTATTCGATAAGATAAATCAGCAATATATTTATTTGTTTCTACTGTGATTTTTTTCATTGAATAATAAAGCAATAAAAGAACAATAATAAATAAAACAGATAATGCTAAACCAATATAAAACTTAGCAAAAAATGCTAAAATAACAATTAAAACCAATAATCCACTTAGAACAAATGTTGCAATTCTCAGCTTTTCATCTTTTAAAAAACTCGGGAGTTTTTCATGAGGCAACTTTTTTTCCATATCATACTCCTTCTTTTAGCAAGTGTATTCAATAGGGGATACTCTCTTATTTTACCATAATCTAGGGATTTATTCTAGCTAGCCTCTTATTATGTTTCACGTGAAACATAATTATTTTATAAAAAAAAAGCCGTGATCGAAATCACGGCTTTTTTTATTTATATACTATTCAGCTGTTACGAATGGTAATAATCCCATAATACGAGAACGTTTGATAGCAATTGTTAATTTACGTTGGTGTTTAGCACAAGTACCAGTAACACGACGAGGTAAAATTTTTCCTCTTTCAGAGATAAAACGTTTTAATAGTTCAGTATCTTTGTAATCGATATGGTCAATGTGGTTTGCTGTAAAATAACAAACTTTACGGCGCTTACGTCCGCCTCTGCGTTGTTGAGCCATTATTTAAATCCTCCTTTTCATTTTCCAAACTAATTTTATATTAGAATGGTAAATCATCATCTGAGATATCAATTTGTTGTCCACTTGTTGCAAATGGATCATCATTTCTCTCGAAATTTTGATATTGTTGTTTAGGAGCTGTTGATTGATTATTCGTGCTATTATTAGCTGAATTTTGTTGATAACCACCACTTTGGTATTGGTTGTTGCTACTACTTCCACCAGAATAACTAGTATTTTGATTAGTTGTAGGAGCACTACTATTTCCATCATGACTTTGACGTTGTTCACTAACAGATTTTGACTCTAATAATGAAAACGTATCAACAACAACTTCAGTAACGTATACACGTTGCCCTTGTTGATTATCATAAGAACGCGTTTGAATACGGCCTTCCACACCAACTAAAGAACCTTTTCGGGTAAAATTAGCTAGAGTTTCAGCAGTTTTTCTCCAAGCAACACAGTTGATAAAATCAGCTTCTCTTTCACCGCTTTGGTTCGTAAATTGTCTATTCACCGCAACTGTAAATGAGGCAACCGCTGCGCCATTTGAAGTATATCGCAAATCAGCATCTTTAGTTAATCTTCCAACTAAAACAACTCTATTAATCATCTTTTTAAGCTCCTTTCTTTCTTAAAATGTTTCATGTGAAACAATTCTAAGTTTAAACTTCTTCTCTAATTACCATATGACGAATAATGTCATCGCTAATCTTAGCTAGACGATCAAATTCATTGATAGCCGCTGCATCAGTTGCAGTTAACTTCACGATATGATAAATTCCCTCGCGGAAATCTTTAATTTCGTAAGCTAAACGGCGTTTCGCCCAGTCTTTAGATTCGATCACTTCAGCGCCATTATCTTTTAAGATAGTATCGAAGCGTTCAACAACAGCTGCTTTAGCTGCCTCTTCAATGTTCGGACGGATAATGTACATAATTTCGTATTTTGCTGTTTGACTCATCTGACTGTCACCTCCTTGTGGACTTTGGCTCTTTTTAAAGTAAAAAGAGCAAGGAGAGCATTCTATAAATAGATTACTCACGTCCAATAAGTGTACCATTTTAGAGAATGTGTGTCAATGTTTTTTATCTATCAAACTGAATTAAATACCTTATGTTTTTAATTTCTTCTACTCCTTTTTAGATTTAGATTAAGAGAATGGATTGAAAAATTTTTTCTTCATTAGCAACATTTCTACGAAATCAAGAGATATGTACGCCTATGAACATGCTTTTTCTGATGATGAAGTAACAATTTGGTTAGAATGGAATCTAGCTTCATACAAAAATAATAGTTTTGAATTATAGGCAGATAAAGGATACTAATGAAATAATTGGAGAGTGCGCGAACTAACGGTACAAACAATTGATAATAAAAGTTAGACTGAAATTGGTTATCGTTTACAAAAAACATTGGTATTATAGCTATACCACATTATTTATTTGTTGCTAATAAAACTGTTAAACAAACTGTAGGTAAACAGTTTAAGAACTTATAGTTATCTCTAATTTATATAGTTAAATGTCAATTTTTCCATTTCAATTTAAAAACACTACTTTCCTGAAAATAAAGAACGGTAGTGTTTTTTATTTTAGGGATTATGTAAAGAACCACCCAAAAGCGGTTCTTTTTCGTTATTTTAGTTAAACTTTTAAAACAAAGCTTATTAACAAGCAATTTATTTACATCTAATAAAGCAAATCATTTTTATCCCATACAGATGCCCAAAAAGTACCTTGAGCAGTACTAAATTGACGCCAGTAATAACCATATTGCCATGCACCTGCCCCAGTATCTGTAATTTTACCAGAGTTAAAAGTTAAGGCTTGGCCGAATCCTTTTGTAACTGATGATGGAATACCATTGTCATACCAATTAAAGCCTACAGGAACTAGCTCATTTATTCTCCATTGATAGAATCCATACATTTCTTTATAATCATTGGCTCTGTAAACTTTTAAAGCAGCACGTGTTGCTATTCTATTCGATTGATTTGGTTGTTCTGTGGTTAAATTTTCTAATGGGAAAGGGATATTTTCTGAATTTCCATCTTTAGTAACTATGTTAATAGCCTCCATGTTTGATTCAGCACTTGGTATGAAATTTATATAATTACTATCATACGCAGCTGCTTCAGCCTTAAAATCATTAAATAATAATCCAGTGATACTTAATAATGATAAACCAAAAGTTAAACCTAGTACTCTCCATATTTTTTCCATAATATCTACCTCTTCCTTTTTAAATTCCCATCATTTTATAATGGTATATTAATATTAATGCATTCTTTTTTCAATGTCAACAGATAACCTATGGTTTTTTTATGAATAATTAATTTTTCTAAAATAATGAAAACTTATTTTCTTGATTTTTATAAAATCATCACATACAACTCTATTAAAAACAATAAATATGATCCTACATTTGCTTTAGATTTTAATTTAACTAAAGAATTATTAGTTACTATAACTGAGCTATTTCACAATTCATTTCATAAAATCATCATAAAAACTTACAATAAAAATCAGGCTAATTATCTCCTGTAAAACACAGAAAACAACTAGCCTGATTAAAAAATAATTTATTTATAAATCGTTTGGTTAAGCTTCATCATTTTGAACAGGTTTTTCTTCTGTTGCGGTTTCCTCTTCAATTGGTTCTGCTTCCACTTTTGCCATTGTTGACACGATTGCGTCTTCCCCAACACGAATCAAACGAACACCTAATGTTGCACGACCTGTTTGTGACACTGAGTCTACTTCGAAACGGATAATGACACCTGTGTTTGTTATCAACATGATGTCTTCGTCTCCATTAACAGTTGTCAAGCCTGCTAATTTACCGTTTTTCTCGGTAATGTTAGCTGTCTTGATTCCTTTACCGCCACGACCTTTAATTGGATATTCGCTAGCTTTAGTACGTTTTCCGTAACCATTTTCAGTAATTACTAATACTTCTGAGTCAGCTTTTAAAACGTCCATTCCAACAACATAATCATCTTCACGTAAACGAATTCCACGAACACCACTTGCGCTTCGTCCCATATCACGAACTGTGTTTTCATCGAAACTAACCGCATAGCCTAAATGAGTTCCGATAATCACATTTTGTTCGCCATTGGTTACACAAACATTCATCAATTCATCGTCTTCACGTAAGACAATCGCTTTTAGTCCATTGCTGCGAATATTAGAAAAGGCACTTACAGATGTACGTTTTACAACACCTTTAAGAGTTGTAAAGAATAGATAGGTGTCCTCTTCTGATTTTCCTTTAACGTTGATAATCGCTTGGATTTTTTCGCCAGAATCAATTCCTAGTAAGTTGATTGCTGGAATTCCTTTCGCTGTACGGCCGTATTCAGGAATTTCATAGCCTTTGGCACGGTATACTTTTCCGTTATTGGTAAAGAATAATAACGTATCATGTGTTGAACAAGAAACAAGATTTTCGATGAAATCATCATCGTGCATCCCCATTCCTTGAACACCACGCCCACCACGACGTTGCGCTCTAAATTCATTGTTTGGCAAACGTTTGATGTAGCCATTATGAGTCAAAGTAATCACGATATCTTCTTCTTCAATCAGATCTTCATCTTCTAGACTAAGAACTTCTCCTACAAGCAATTCTGTACGACGAGGATCGCCATATTTTTCTTGAATTTCTAGTAGTTCTGTTTCAATAATCGTATGAATTCGTTGACTGCTTCCTAAAATATCTGCCAAATCTGTAATTAATTCAATTAAGTCATTGTATTCAGCTTCAATTTTTTCACGTTCCAAACCAGTTAAACGAACCATTCGCATATCTAAAATTGCTTGTGCTTGTTTATCAGATAAACCGAAACGCTCGATTAATTCTGTTTTAGCCACATCACCCGTTTTTGAACCGCGAATAATTTTAATGATTTCATCAATGTGATCTAACGCAATTCGTAAACCTTCGAGAATATGAGCTCTTGCTTCAGCTTTTTGTTTATCAAATTGAGTACGACGACGAATAACGATTTCTTGATGCTCTAAGTAGTGGGTTAAAATGGATTTTAAACTCAATACTTTTGGGACACCGTTAACAATCGCTAGCATATTAAAACCAAAAGAAGTTTGCATTGGTGTCAATTTGTATAGATTATTTAAGACAACACTTGCACTAACATCACGTCTAACGTCGATAACCACACGCATACCATCACGATCGGACTCATCGGTTAAATCGGTAATACCTTCAATTCGTTTTTCACGAGCCAATTCAGCAATACGTTCAACTAATTTAGCTTTGTTAACCATATAAGGCAATTCGTTCACTATAATGCGTTCCTTGCCATTTTTACGTATTTCGACATCAACCTTAGCACGAATCATAATCGAGCCTCTACCAGTCTCATATGCGCGTCTAATGCCAGATTTACCCATGACCAATCCACCAGTTGGGAAATCAGGTCCAGGTAACACTTCCATCAAATCGGCTGTTGTTGCATCTGGGTCGTTCATCAAAATATGCAACGCAGAAATAACTTCTGATAAATTATGTGGCGGAATATTCGTTGCCATCCCAACCGCAATCCCTGTTGCACCATTGACTAAAAGGTTAGGAAAACGTGCTGGTAGCACTTCTGGTTCACGTTCCGAGCCATCATAGTTATCTTGATAATCAACTGTATTTTTATTGATATCACGTAACATTTCAACAGCAATTTTAGACATTCTTGCTTCGGTATAACGCATCGCAGCGGCACCATCACCATCGACAGAACCAAAGTTTCCGTGTCCGTCAACTAAGGTACTACGATAACTAAAGGGTTGAGCCATCCGTACCATTGATTCATAAATCGCACTATCGCCATGTGGGTGATATTTCCCCATAACGTCTCCGACAATACGAGCTGATTTTTTATAGGCCTTATCAGGTGTTACTCCAAGTTCGTTCATCCCATATAAAATACGACGATGAACGGGTTTCATCCCATCTCTAACATCTGGCAACGCACGCGCTACGATTACACTCATTGCATAATCTAAAAACGAGGTACGCATTTCTTCTGTCAGATTTTTTTGTGCAATCTTCTCTTTAAATTCCTCAGCCATTCGTTAAAATCCTCCTTGTGAGAAAAATTGGCTGCTAACTAACAGCCAATATCTTTTTCTATCCCTAGATATCTAGGTTTTGAACGTAAACTGCATTGTCTTCAATAAATTTACGTCTTGGTTCAACACGGTCACCCATTAACATTTCAAAAACTTCATCTGCTTCAATTGCATCATCGACAGTTACTTGTAGCATCGATCTGCTTTCTGGATCCATTGTCGTTTCCCAAAGTTGTTCCGCATCCATTTCTCCAAGACCTTTATAACGTTGAATTACAGGTTTTGGTTGTGCTGGAATTTCTTTTAGGTAATTTTCCAACTCTAAGTCAGAATCTAAATAGACCACTTTTTTCCCTTGTCGAACTTGATACAAAGGTGGTTGTGCAATGTAAACATAACCTGCTTCAACGACTGGACGCATATAGCGATAGAACAAAGTTAATAGCAAGGTTCTGATATGCGCGCCATCGACATCGGCATCGGTCATGATGACAAGCTTGTGGTAACGTGCTTTGGAAATATCAAAATCGCCACCAAATCCTGTCCCCATTGCCGTAAATAACGAACGAATTTCTTCGTTTGCTAAAATTTTGTCTAGGGAAGCTTTTTCTACGTTTAAGATTTTCCCACGAATCGGTAAAATCGCTTGGAATAAGCGTGAACGACCTTGTTTAGCAGAACCGCCGGCTGAATCTCCTTCGACAATAAAGATTTCGCTGATTTTAGGATCTTTGCTTGAACAATCGGCTAATTTACCTGGTAAATTACTGATTTCTAAGCCACTCTTTTTACGGGTTACTTCACGGGCTCTTTTAGCAGCTAAACGAGCTTTTGAAGCTAAAATCCCTTTTTCAACAACGCGACGAGCTACTTGTGGGTTTTCCATCAAGAACTTATCGAAATGAGCAGAAAATAGACGATCCGTAATAGTACGCGCTTCTGAATTTCCTAACTTAGTTTTCGTTTGACCTTCAAATTGTGGATCTGGATGTTTGATTGAGACAACAGCTGTCAATCCTTCACGAACATCTTCACCCGTTAAGTTTTCTTCGTTTTCTTTCATCAATTTATTTTTACGTGCATAATCATTGATGACACGAGTTAAAGCTGTTTTAAATCCAGACTCGTGTGTACCGCCTTCGTAGGTGTGAATGTTGTTAGCAAAACTCAATAAACTTGTATGGTAGCCGTCTGTATATTGCATTGCAGCTTCCACAACAATTCCTTGTTGTTCGCCTTCAATGTAAATAGGTTCATCAAATAATACATTTTTATTGTGGTTTAAGTGTTCAACATAACTCTTGATTCCACCTTCATAATGGAATTCACGTAAAGTTTCATGCTCAACACGTTTATCTTCGATAGAAATTCTCAAGCCCTTGTTTAAGAATGCTAATTCACGAACACGAGTAGATAATTTTTCAAATTCAAAGGTAGTTGTTTCAGTAAAAATCGTTGGATCTGGAATAAAATGGACAGTTGTTCCATGGCGCTCTGTTTCACCAATTACTTTTAAATCATCGACCACTTTTCCTTGATGGAATTCTTGGTAATGGATTTGACCGTCTTTGTAAACTTTAACGTCAAGAACACTTGATAACGCATTTACAACAGAAGAACCTACCCCGTGAAGTCCGCCAGAAACCTTGTATCCGCCTCCGCCAAACTTACCACCTGCATGTAAGACTGTAAAAACTGTTTCAACGGCTGGACGACCTGTTTTTGCTTGAATCCCAATTGGAATTCCGCGTCCATCATCGATAACGGTGATACTGTCATCTTCTTCAATAATGACTTTGATTTCAGTTGCAAAACCAGCTAATGCCTCATCAATTGAGTTATCAACGATTTCCCAAACTAAATGGTGCAGACCTTGTCCACTAGTTGAACCAATATACATCCCAGGACGTTTTCTAACCGCTTCTAAACCTTCTAAAACTTGAATTTGGCTAGCATCATATTCTTGTGCTAATGCCTTCATATCTTTAATTTCTTCAGACACGTTTATTCACTCTCCATTTCTACATGACCATCTGTTACGTGAAAAACACGAGGTGCTTCTAACATATTTTTCTTGATTCCATCCAAACTAGTAGTGGTTAAAAAAGTTTGAACTTTATTTTCAATTGCTTTTAGTAAGTGTGTTTGACGTTCGTCATCTAATTCTGACAATACATCGTCTAATAAAAGCAAGGGATACTCATCTGTCATTTCTTTCATCAAATCAATTTCTGCCAGCTTAACGCTTAAGGCTGTTGTCCGTTGCTGACCTTGGGAACCATACGTCTGCACGTTTTGTTGATTGACTATAAATTTCAAATCATCGCGGTGAGGCCCAACTAATGTGCTGCCTTGATCTAATTCGCGTTTTTTTACTTTTTCAAAGGCCGCTAATAAATCCAAATAAAGCTGATCTTTATCCGCCTTGTCGGTGGCCGTGATGGTACATTGATACTCAATTTGTAGCTCTTCTTTTTGTCTGGATATTTCAGCATGGATTGGTTTTGCCCAGCTTTCTAATTTTTGAACAAACAAAAAGCGTTCTTGCAAAATAGCTGCACCATGAGTAGCCAGTTGCTCGGTTAGCACTTCAAGAAAGGTTAAATCCTTCGCTTTTTTTAGCATCAATTGTTTTAGGTAATTGTTTCGTTGTTTTAAGATATGCTGATAATTCACCAAATGATGTAAATAGATTGGGCTCATTTGTCCCATTTCCATGTCTAAAAATTTTCTACGAACAGAAGGCGATCCCTTTACCAGTGACAAATCCTCTGGAGCAAATAAAATAACGTTTAACTTCCCAATATAATCACTGAGTTTTTTTTGCTCTAAATGGTTAAATTTGGCTTTTTTTCCTTTGCTTGAAATCGTAATTTCTAACGGAAAAGAAGTATTTTTCTTTTGAATGCGCCCTGTTAAACGAGCAAAGTCTTCTTGCCAATGAATTAACTCTTTATCATTTGAAGTCCGATGACTTCTTGTCATTGCTAAAACATAGATGGCCTCCATCAAATTCGTTTTTCCCTGGGCATTTTCTCCAAGAAAAACATTGATTCCTTCTGAAAAGGACACATCAGCTGTTTCATAATTGCGATAATTAGCTAATTTAATTTCTTCTAAATGCATTACAGTTCTTCCTCGGTCGTCTCTTTTTCTGATTGTACAAAAAAGCTGCCGACTTCTGGAATTTCAACTACTGATCCTGGGTAAATTTTCTTTCCTCGACGATTTTCAATTTCATTATCCAATAAAACAGTGTGCTCAGCTAAATACCACTTTGCCATCCCACCACTGCTAATTACATCGATATGCTTTAAAAGTTTACCCAGTGTAATGAATTCACTATCAATTAAAACGGCTTGTTTCACTTGATTCACCTGCTTTTCAATAAAATAAGCGTGGATGGTCTGCCAATCCACGCAATTTTTTAATCTGTATAAGAACATTATACTCTTTTTTTAACGACTTTACAAATAAATTAGGGAATTTTCATAGGTTATTCGCATTTTGTTCGAAAAACTCAAAAAGACCTTAAACCATCAAAAAAAGCTTAAAACGAAAAATAAGGGGTATTTTAATTGATGATATGTAAAAAATCCCCATTTTCCAAATAAAAATTCAGAAAATGAAGATTTTTAATTATTTTTAAAATGTACGAACTGGAGTAATCAATTGGATAAAGTTCTGATTGTCTTCACTTGGAACCAAAATAAAGGGACGAACAGGTGATGTAAATTTAATTCGGATATCCGTTTGACCAAAAGTTCTTAAAGCATCTTTCATATAATCTGGATTGAACGATAAATCAATCGACTCACCTTCAACTGAAATATAAGCTAATTCTTCTTTTACATTCCCAACATCTGGCGAATTTCCAGAAATCTCAACTAATTCAGGTGAAATTGAAATTTTAACAACGTTATTTTTACCTTCGTGAGATAGCAATGACGCGCGTTCAATCGAACCTAATAATGAACTTGCGTTAAAAACAATTTCTGTTGCAGCTGATTCAGGAATCAAACGAGCTGTATCTGGGTAATACCCTTCTAATAAACGAGAATAGAAATACATATTTTCAGTTTTAAATAAAACTTGATTTTCTGTAATCATCATTTCAATATTTTCATGACGTTCATCTAAAGTTCTTGATAATTCAATCAAACTTTTCCCTGGAATGATAATGTTGTATTTTTGATCTGCTAATGCTGAGCTTACTTCAAGTGGAATAATTCGTTGACTTAAACGATGACTGTCGGTAGCAACTGCTAGCAATTTGCCATTTTCAATGACCATATTAACTCCCGTTAAAATAGGGCGACTTTCATGAGTTGAAATAGCAATAACCGTTTGTCCAATAATTTGTTTAAATAAATTAATTGGCAACGAAAATGTTTCTTGCGTATCGATGACTGGCAAATGAGGATAGTTGTTTGCATCTAATCCATTAACAGTAAAAGAAGCATTGGCAGAAGTAATTAACGTTTGGAAATGGTCAAGAACTTCAATTTGCATCATTTCGTCAGGAAGTTTTTTTACAATTTCACTAAAGAAGCGAGCTTGCAACACAATGCTACCTGCTTGATCGATGGTTAAATTATTTTTTTCATCCTCGACAGGAATAAAGGCTTCAATGGAAATATCTGAATCACTTCCGGTTAATGTTAATCCTTCTTCAGAAGCTTGAATTTTAATTCCAGTCAAAATTGGAATGGTTGTTCTTGATGAGATAGCTCTTTGTACATCAGCTAAACTTTTTAAAAATTCACTTCGTTTAATTGAAAATTTCATTTTAATTGTACCTCCAAAATTAGTTTAATTTATTTAATAAATAAGATAGTAATAGTAGTAGGGCCTGTTAATACTGTGGAAAAGAATAATGAGCCTTAGAGACACTAAGTTTTCCACATGTGTATAAGTTGTGGAAAAAAGCGAGACAACTTCAGAAGTTGTCCACAAAGTCTTTTTTACCGAATGAGTGAAAATTACTAAAAAAAATGATATATCAACTATAGAAAATTAGTTATTTCAAAATTTTTTATACCATTTATAAAAATTAGGATTTTAACTTATTCTTGATTTCTTCAATATCGCGGCGTAATTCTTCATCCTTCGTTAATGCATGCTCAATTTTTTCATAAGCATGAATCACGGTTGTGTGATCCTTGCCACCAAATTCGGCTCCAATTTTTGGAAGTGAATTGGAAGTGAGTTCTCTTGAAAGATACATTGCAATTTGTCTAGGGACAACGATTGACTTAACTCGTTTCTTCCCTTTTAAATCGCTTAAAGGAATTTGATAGTATTTGCAAACTGTGCTTTGAATTTCTAAAATCGATAAAGTTGCAGGTTTACCTGAAGGAATAATGCTCTTTAACGCGTCTGCAGCTAAACTAGTTGAAATATCGCGACTT
This window encodes:
- the ssb gene encoding single-stranded DNA-binding protein, which gives rise to MINRVVLVGRLTKDADLRYTSNGAAVASFTVAVNRQFTNQSGEREADFINCVAWRKTAETLANFTRKGSLVGVEGRIQTRSYDNQQGQRVYVTEVVVDTFSLLESKSVSEQRQSHDGNSSAPTTNQNTSYSGGSSSNNQYQSGGYQQNSANNSTNNQSTAPKQQYQNFERNDDPFATSGQQIDISDDDLPF
- the rpsR gene encoding 30S ribosomal protein S18; translated protein: MAQQRRGGRKRRKVCYFTANHIDHIDYKDTELLKRFISERGKILPRRVTGTCAKHQRKLTIAIKRSRIMGLLPFVTAE
- the rpsF gene encoding 30S ribosomal protein S6, yielding MSQTAKYEIMYIIRPNIEEAAKAAVVERFDTILKDNGAEVIESKDWAKRRLAYEIKDFREGIYHIVKLTATDAAAINEFDRLAKISDDIIRHMVIREEV
- the gyrB gene encoding DNA topoisomerase (ATP-hydrolyzing) subunit B — its product is MKALAQEYDASQIQVLEGLEAVRKRPGMYIGSTSGQGLHHLVWEIVDNSIDEALAGFATEIKVIIEEDDSITVIDDGRGIPIGIQAKTGRPAVETVFTVLHAGGKFGGGGYKVSGGLHGVGSSVVNALSSVLDVKVYKDGQIHYQEFHQGKVVDDLKVIGETERHGTTVHFIPDPTIFTETTTFEFEKLSTRVRELAFLNKGLRISIEDKRVEHETLREFHYEGGIKSYVEHLNHNKNVLFDEPIYIEGEQQGIVVEAAMQYTDGYHTSLLSFANNIHTYEGGTHESGFKTALTRVINDYARKNKLMKENEENLTGEDVREGLTAVVSIKHPDPQFEGQTKTKLGNSEARTITDRLFSAHFDKFLMENPQVARRVVEKGILASKARLAAKRAREVTRKKSGLEISNLPGKLADCSSKDPKISEIFIVEGDSAGGSAKQGRSRLFQAILPIRGKILNVEKASLDKILANEEIRSLFTAMGTGFGGDFDISKARYHKLVIMTDADVDGAHIRTLLLTLFYRYMRPVVEAGYVYIAQPPLYQVRQGKKVVYLDSDLELENYLKEIPAQPKPVIQRYKGLGEMDAEQLWETTMDPESRSMLQVTVDDAIEADEVFEMLMGDRVEPRRKFIEDNAVYVQNLDI
- the recF gene encoding DNA replication/repair protein RecF (All proteins in this family for which functions are known are DNA-binding proteins that assist the filamentation of RecA onto DNA for the initiation of recombination or recombinational repair.), yielding MHLEEIKLANYRNYETADVSFSEGINVFLGENAQGKTNLMEAIYVLAMTRSHRTSNDKELIHWQEDFARLTGRIQKKNTSFPLEITISSKGKKAKFNHLEQKKLSDYIGKLNVILFAPEDLSLVKGSPSVRRKFLDMEMGQMSPIYLHHLVNYQHILKQRNNYLKQLMLKKAKDLTFLEVLTEQLATHGAAILQERFLFVQKLESWAKPIHAEISRQKEELQIEYQCTITATDKADKDQLYLDLLAAFEKVKKRELDQGSTLVGPHRDDLKFIVNQQNVQTYGSQGQQRTTALSVKLAEIDLMKEMTDEYPLLLLDDVLSELDDERQTHLLKAIENKVQTFLTTTSLDGIKKNMLEAPRVFHVTDGHVEMESE
- the dnaN gene encoding DNA polymerase III subunit beta; the encoded protein is MKFSIKRSEFLKSLADVQRAISSRTTIPILTGIKIQASEEGLTLTGSDSDISIEAFIPVEDEKNNLTIDQAGSIVLQARFFSEIVKKLPDEMMQIEVLDHFQTLITSANASFTVNGLDANNYPHLPVIDTQETFSLPINLFKQIIGQTVIAISTHESRPILTGVNMVIENGKLLAVATDSHRLSQRIIPLEVSSALADQKYNIIIPGKSLIELSRTLDERHENIEMMITENQVLFKTENMYFYSRLLEGYYPDTARLIPESAATEIVFNASSLLGSIERASLLSHEGKNNVVKISISPELVEISGNSPDVGNVKEELAYISVEGESIDLSFNPDYMKDALRTFGQTDIRIKFTSPVRPFILVPSEDNQNFIQLITPVRTF
- the yaaA gene encoding S4 domain-containing protein YaaA; the encoded protein is MKQAVLIDSEFITLGKLLKHIDVISSGGMAKWYLAEHTVLLDNEIENRRGKKIYPGSVVEIPEVGSFFVQSEKETTEEEL
- the gyrA gene encoding DNA gyrase subunit A, whose amino-acid sequence is MAEEFKEKIAQKNLTEEMRTSFLDYAMSVIVARALPDVRDGMKPVHRRILYGMNELGVTPDKAYKKSARIVGDVMGKYHPHGDSAIYESMVRMAQPFSYRSTLVDGHGNFGSVDGDGAAAMRYTEARMSKIAVEMLRDINKNTVDYQDNYDGSEREPEVLPARFPNLLVNGATGIAVGMATNIPPHNLSEVISALHILMNDPDATTADLMEVLPGPDFPTGGLVMGKSGIRRAYETGRGSIMIRAKVDVEIRKNGKERIIVNELPYMVNKAKLVERIAELAREKRIEGITDLTDESDRDGMRVVIDVRRDVSASVVLNNLYKLTPMQTSFGFNMLAIVNGVPKVLSLKSILTHYLEHQEIVIRRRTQFDKQKAEARAHILEGLRIALDHIDEIIKIIRGSKTGDVAKTELIERFGLSDKQAQAILDMRMVRLTGLEREKIEAEYNDLIELITDLADILGSSQRIHTIIETELLEIQEKYGDPRRTELLVGEVLSLEDEDLIEEEDIVITLTHNGYIKRLPNNEFRAQRRGGRGVQGMGMHDDDFIENLVSCSTHDTLLFFTNNGKVYRAKGYEIPEYGRTAKGIPAINLLGIDSGEKIQAIINVKGKSEEDTYLFFTTLKGVVKRTSVSAFSNIRSNGLKAIVLREDDELMNVCVTNGEQNVIIGTHLGYAVSFDENTVRDMGRSASGVRGIRLREDDYVVGMDVLKADSEVLVITENGYGKRTKASEYPIKGRGGKGIKTANITEKNGKLAGLTTVNGDEDIMLITNTGVIIRFEVDSVSQTGRATLGVRLIRVGEDAIVSTMAKVEAEPIEEETATEEKPVQNDEA
- a CDS encoding lytic exoenzyme target recognition domain-containing protein; amino-acid sequence: MEKIWRVLGLTFGLSLLSITGLLFNDFKAEAAAYDSNYINFIPSAESNMEAINIVTKDGNSENIPFPLENLTTEQPNQSNRIATRAALKVYRANDYKEMYGFYQWRINELVPVGFNWYDNGIPSSVTKGFGQALTFNSGKITDTGAGAWQYGYYWRQFSTAQGTFWASVWDKNDLLY